In Sphingobacterium zeae, one genomic interval encodes:
- the rocD gene encoding ornithine--oxo-acid transaminase has product MSTVVKHGKGDFFIAKEEKYGAHNYHPLPVVLERAEGVMVWDVDGKAYFDFLSAYSAVNQGHCHPRIIHALKEQAEQLTLTSRAFYNNKLGDFEEILCQLFGFDKALVMNSGVEAVETAMKLCRKWAYQVKGVAANQAKIVFAKDNFHGRTISVISASNDNTATHEFGPFLDGIVLVPYNDVDALEQLFKADNNIAGFIVEPIQGEAGIVVPDEDYLMRVRQLCTKYNVLFIADEIQTGIARTGSMLASYAIDDPQSQSKPDVLILGKALSGGVLPVSAVLANDSIMLCIKPGEHGSTYGGNPLACAVAMEALNVVRDEDLAQRAFQMGALFLDGLRQIAAKCTLITEVRGKGLLTAIVIDADEESDLAWNICLKFKENGLLAKPTHGNKIRLAPPLVITKEQVETCLGIIERSLTNLK; this is encoded by the coding sequence ATGAGTACAGTTGTTAAACACGGTAAGGGCGATTTTTTCATTGCCAAAGAAGAAAAATACGGAGCGCACAATTATCATCCTCTTCCAGTCGTATTGGAACGCGCTGAAGGCGTCATGGTTTGGGATGTTGATGGAAAGGCCTATTTTGATTTCCTTTCCGCATATTCTGCAGTTAATCAGGGACACTGTCATCCAAGAATAATTCATGCCTTAAAAGAGCAGGCGGAGCAATTGACACTTACTTCGAGAGCGTTTTATAATAATAAATTGGGCGATTTTGAAGAAATCCTTTGCCAGCTATTTGGGTTTGATAAGGCTTTGGTGATGAATTCGGGCGTTGAAGCGGTAGAAACGGCAATGAAGCTTTGTCGTAAATGGGCCTATCAGGTGAAAGGTGTAGCAGCCAATCAAGCGAAAATTGTCTTTGCCAAGGATAATTTCCACGGTAGGACAATCTCTGTTATATCCGCATCGAATGATAATACAGCAACACATGAATTTGGCCCCTTTTTAGATGGCATAGTACTCGTTCCCTATAACGATGTTGATGCGCTAGAACAGTTATTCAAAGCAGATAATAATATCGCCGGTTTTATCGTTGAGCCAATTCAGGGAGAAGCGGGTATTGTCGTTCCTGATGAGGATTATCTGATGCGCGTGAGACAATTATGTACAAAATACAATGTATTGTTTATTGCAGACGAAATTCAAACCGGTATTGCTCGGACGGGAAGTATGTTGGCATCCTATGCTATTGATGATCCGCAAAGTCAAAGCAAACCCGATGTTCTGATTTTAGGGAAAGCTTTATCGGGTGGTGTATTGCCGGTATCGGCAGTGTTGGCAAATGACTCCATTATGTTGTGTATTAAACCGGGCGAGCATGGTTCTACCTATGGCGGGAATCCCTTAGCCTGTGCAGTAGCTATGGAAGCGCTAAATGTTGTGCGGGATGAAGATTTGGCGCAACGGGCGTTTCAGATGGGGGCCTTGTTTTTGGATGGATTGCGTCAGATTGCTGCTAAGTGCACGTTAATTACAGAAGTGCGCGGAAAGGGGCTCTTGACTGCCATTGTAATTGATGCGGATGAAGAAAGTGATTTGGCCTGGAATATCTGTCTCAAATTTAAAGAAAACGGACTTTTAGCGAAGCCTACACATGGGAACAAAATTCGATTGGCTCCGCCGCTGGTTATTACCAAAGAGCAAGTCGAGACTTGCTTAGGGATCATTGAGCGATCGTTGACTAATTTGAAATAG
- a CDS encoding arginase, with the protein MEKMIELIKNRSDIGAGTRGSDLGIDAIEIAAINKGSQYFINYPFVDVPTRNSSIYQNDNHPFAKHIQQVYEQCKQVASTVEDSLSSGNFPLVFSGDHSSAMGTISGIKSAYPDKQLGVIWMDAHADIHSPHTTPSGNMHGMPLAAMLNEDNIPCKINEIDESTQEFWNKLKRIAGPVGKILSNHLIYFGVRDTEEPEDLVIERLGIKNYRVEETRQRGITDCVAEALKILEACDMVYISFDVDSMDSELISDGTGTPVPKGFLPREIVLILEEIIRSGKVICFEIVEVNPLLDNKGNKMAEVAFDILERITPLIELKSGN; encoded by the coding sequence ATGGAGAAAATGATTGAATTGATCAAAAACAGATCGGATATAGGAGCAGGGACTAGGGGTTCAGATCTGGGCATCGACGCCATCGAGATAGCTGCAATTAATAAAGGAAGTCAATATTTCATTAACTATCCATTTGTTGATGTGCCTACTCGAAATAGCTCCATTTATCAGAATGATAATCATCCTTTTGCGAAACATATTCAGCAGGTTTATGAACAATGCAAACAAGTAGCTTCCACCGTTGAGGATAGCTTATCTTCCGGCAATTTTCCATTGGTGTTTTCAGGGGATCATTCCTCCGCAATGGGGACGATCAGTGGTATAAAGTCCGCTTATCCGGATAAGCAACTCGGTGTGATCTGGATGGATGCGCATGCGGATATTCATTCTCCGCACACAACACCTTCTGGTAATATGCATGGAATGCCTTTAGCGGCGATGTTAAATGAGGATAATATCCCATGTAAAATCAATGAAATAGACGAATCTACACAAGAATTTTGGAATAAACTAAAACGAATAGCTGGCCCAGTAGGTAAAATACTATCCAATCATTTGATTTATTTTGGTGTAAGGGATACGGAAGAACCGGAAGATCTGGTCATTGAACGACTTGGGATTAAGAACTATCGTGTGGAAGAGACGAGACAGCGCGGAATAACCGACTGTGTGGCTGAAGCATTGAAAATCCTGGAAGCATGTGATATGGTTTATATCTCTTTTGATGTGGATAGCATGGATAGTGAATTGATCTCGGATGGCACGGGAACACCAGTGCCTAAGGGGTTTTTGCCAAGGGAGATTGTGTTGATTTTAGAAGAGATCATCCGATCTGGAAAGGTAATTTGTTTTGAAATTGTTGAAGTTAATCCGTTATTGGACAATAAAGGTAATAAAATGGCAGAGGTGGCATTTGATATATTAGAACGGATCACTCCGCTCATTGAATTGAAATCGGGTAATTAA